One region of Halohasta litchfieldiae genomic DNA includes:
- a CDS encoding Hvo_1808 family surface protein, with protein MTRLTALLCSLLLLTAGVGSAAVAAEPSTATSGTLSTSQPQLDQSAPVGCVDGICYDDDLPFDEATDLTDDELDILVDRTMARVEQLRGQKFDSEVPVEVQSRAEFREDNLVTNTSTDETFERWNDGVWKGLFIIGDDQRSAAAIDGTIGEAVSGFYVPSENRIVIVSSTPDSPTVNEQTLLHELGHAMQDQYHDLSEPTYRGVTQDRDLAVDGAVEGEAAYLGSLYSERCSSGQWDCFDTTQASGGSSGGSGESTSNPGVLFLLLQPYSDGPAYIHEIRETDGWEGVSEHIESPPTTTTEIIHQQPMNAPSLDVPDESTDGWERYPEQGGGAEVTGEASIYVMFWYQAREYGADTIDPQSFTNTDQPYDRYDYVSEPSEGWAGDELYPYKRGDDDGYVWSLEWDSTADATEFAEAYGEILTAHDAAETDSGAYVVSNGSFSGTYGVEVDGTRVTIVHAPTEAGLFELRPSLEPTPVVDDGSRLFQDDVPGFGVAAAVAALLAVVIAGRLD; from the coding sequence ATGACTCGTCTCACTGCCCTCCTCTGTTCGCTGTTGCTCCTCACTGCCGGGGTCGGATCGGCGGCTGTGGCCGCCGAGCCGTCGACAGCCACATCTGGGACGCTATCGACGTCTCAGCCCCAACTCGACCAGAGCGCGCCGGTCGGCTGTGTCGACGGGATCTGCTACGACGACGACCTCCCGTTCGACGAGGCGACGGACCTCACTGACGACGAACTCGACATACTGGTCGACCGAACGATGGCCAGAGTCGAGCAACTCCGCGGCCAGAAGTTCGACTCCGAGGTCCCAGTCGAGGTCCAGAGCCGCGCGGAGTTCCGCGAGGACAACCTCGTCACCAACACCAGCACCGACGAGACGTTCGAGCGCTGGAACGATGGGGTCTGGAAAGGGCTGTTCATCATCGGCGACGACCAGCGGTCGGCCGCCGCCATCGACGGCACCATCGGTGAGGCAGTCAGCGGCTTCTACGTCCCGAGCGAAAACCGAATCGTCATCGTCTCGTCGACGCCCGACTCGCCGACAGTCAACGAACAGACGCTGCTGCACGAACTCGGCCACGCGATGCAGGACCAGTATCATGACCTGTCAGAACCTACCTATCGCGGTGTGACCCAAGACCGCGACCTCGCGGTCGACGGCGCTGTCGAGGGTGAGGCTGCCTATCTCGGCTCGCTGTACAGCGAACGCTGTTCCAGCGGCCAGTGGGACTGTTTCGACACCACCCAAGCGTCCGGTGGCAGCAGTGGCGGGAGCGGTGAGTCGACCAGCAATCCGGGCGTCCTGTTTCTCCTGCTCCAGCCGTATTCCGATGGCCCGGCCTACATCCACGAGATCAGAGAAACGGACGGCTGGGAGGGCGTCAGCGAGCACATCGAATCACCACCGACGACGACCACCGAAATCATCCACCAGCAACCCATGAACGCTCCGTCGCTCGACGTGCCCGACGAGTCGACCGACGGTTGGGAACGCTACCCCGAGCAGGGCGGCGGCGCGGAGGTAACCGGCGAGGCCTCGATCTACGTCATGTTCTGGTATCAGGCCCGCGAGTACGGCGCTGATACCATCGACCCTCAGTCGTTCACCAACACCGACCAGCCCTACGACCGGTACGACTACGTCTCCGAGCCCTCCGAGGGATGGGCTGGTGACGAACTCTACCCCTACAAACGCGGCGACGACGACGGCTACGTCTGGAGCCTCGAATGGGACTCCACCGCGGATGCCACCGAGTTCGCAGAGGCCTACGGCGAGATTCTGACAGCCCACGACGCCGCCGAAACCGATTCCGGAGCCTACGTCGTCTCGAACGGCTCCTTTAGCGGGACCTATGGCGTTGAGGTCGACGGGACGCGCGTCACAATCGTCCACGCACCCACCGAGGCAGGGCTGTTCGAACTCCGGCCATCTCTTGAGCCGACGCCGGTCGTCGACGATGGGTCACGACTGTTCCAAGATGATGTTCCCGGCTTCGGCGTGGCGGCCGCGGTGGCTGCACTGCTCGCGGTCGTGATCGCGGGTCGACTCGACTGA
- a CDS encoding nicotinate phosphoribosyltransferase, giving the protein MTDLPFDIVSPEAIREGRATDAYFERTESTLRAADKNPHVAAEVTADQFPDGEFELLAGIKDAAALLSGHDLDVDAIPPGRLFDGGPVLRIEGPYLEFARLETSLLGLLSHASGIATAALEARRAAPDSSVLSFGARHVHPSIAAVVERSALLGGVDGFSHVAAGDVIGREASGTMPHALIICFGNGHQEDAWQAFDESVPEDVPRIALCDTFSDEKDEVIRAAEALGDRLDGVRIDTTGSRRGDFRHIIREVRWELDARGREDVDIFLSGGLGPQQLRELRDIADGFGVGSYISNAEPVDFALDIVAIDNEPVSKRGKLSGIKAAYRTADGEHHIGLRGTEAPPDSEALLEPLIRNGSVIDSFDYSLETAIERAARDASLVDF; this is encoded by the coding sequence ATGACCGATCTCCCGTTCGATATCGTCTCGCCTGAAGCGATCCGAGAGGGGCGGGCAACCGACGCCTACTTCGAGCGAACCGAGTCGACGCTCCGAGCCGCTGACAAAAACCCACACGTCGCCGCCGAGGTAACTGCCGACCAGTTCCCCGACGGCGAGTTCGAACTCTTGGCGGGTATCAAAGACGCCGCCGCCCTGCTGTCGGGCCATGATCTCGACGTCGACGCGATCCCGCCGGGTCGACTGTTCGACGGCGGCCCCGTGCTCCGCATCGAAGGACCGTATCTCGAATTCGCCCGCCTCGAAACCTCCCTGCTCGGACTGCTCTCGCATGCCTCCGGTATTGCGACCGCCGCCCTAGAGGCTCGACGCGCCGCCCCTGACTCCTCGGTGCTCTCGTTTGGCGCGCGCCACGTCCATCCCTCGATTGCGGCGGTCGTCGAGCGAAGCGCACTGTTGGGCGGTGTCGATGGGTTTTCACACGTGGCCGCAGGCGACGTGATCGGCCGGGAGGCCAGTGGAACGATGCCCCACGCGCTGATCATCTGTTTCGGCAACGGCCATCAAGAGGATGCGTGGCAAGCCTTCGACGAGAGCGTTCCCGAGGATGTCCCCCGGATCGCGCTCTGTGACACCTTCAGCGACGAGAAAGACGAAGTGATCCGCGCCGCCGAGGCCCTCGGCGACCGACTCGATGGCGTCCGGATCGACACCACCGGCTCCCGGCGTGGTGATTTCCGCCACATCATCCGCGAGGTGCGGTGGGAACTCGATGCCCGCGGCCGCGAAGACGTCGACATCTTTCTCAGCGGCGGGCTGGGACCACAACAACTGCGCGAACTCCGAGATATCGCTGACGGCTTCGGTGTCGGAAGCTACATTTCGAACGCCGAGCCAGTCGATTTCGCCCTTGATATCGTCGCCATTGACAATGAACCAGTGTCGAAACGTGGCAAACTCTCAGGGATCAAAGCAGCCTACAGAACCGCCGACGGCGAACACCATATCGGTCTCCGTGGTACTGAGGCACCTCCCGACAGCGAAGCACTGCTGGAGCCACTCATCCGGAACGGATCCGTCATCGACAGTTTCGACTACTCACTTGAGACTGCTATCGAACGGGCCGCACGAGATGCGTCGTTGGTCGACTTCTAA
- a CDS encoding TIGR00296 family protein: MSEAQTVQLSYDDGARAVELAREAVESYVLHGQREHPGSMRDAFYARTGAFVRIQSTRGRGRLRGCAGAYHGSDQLGHAIVDAAIQASSADSAGSEIGSKELDDLSISVCVVSNTLLTNDPLEDLELGTHGVAIDQGDKHAWLYPTLPVEQNWSKEKYLSLVCKKAGISPVAWQDDDTMITLFEGQVYRERPDGGSVESL, encoded by the coding sequence ATGTCCGAGGCACAGACCGTTCAGCTGAGTTATGATGACGGCGCACGAGCAGTCGAACTCGCACGAGAAGCAGTCGAATCGTATGTCCTCCATGGACAGCGAGAGCATCCCGGCAGTATGCGGGATGCCTTCTATGCGAGAACCGGAGCGTTCGTCCGCATTCAGTCGACACGCGGACGAGGACGACTTCGGGGCTGTGCGGGAGCCTATCACGGCTCGGATCAGCTCGGTCACGCAATCGTCGACGCCGCCATTCAGGCCTCGTCGGCCGACTCGGCGGGATCGGAGATCGGCTCCAAGGAGTTGGACGATCTCTCGATTTCGGTCTGTGTCGTCAGCAATACCCTTCTCACGAACGATCCGCTGGAGGATCTGGAACTCGGAACCCACGGCGTTGCGATCGATCAGGGCGACAAACACGCGTGGCTCTACCCCACACTGCCGGTCGAGCAGAACTGGAGCAAAGAAAAGTATCTCTCCTTGGTCTGCAAAAAGGCCGGTATCTCGCCGGTCGCATGGCAGGACGACGACACCATGATTACGCTGTTTGAGGGACAGGTCTACCGCGAGCGACCTGACGGCGGCAGCGTCGAATCGCTTTAG
- a CDS encoding NOG1 family protein: MIFENLPTTPRSEELIDKAFSRAARSGKAKGGLEAQQSMLTIAVNITSDNLENVVKAWPDFEYIDPFYYELADAIVDVDELRQSLSKVTWASRQIEDLGREYQPKLRKTDPEVARKHRKQAFARIADIMEQISNELLAIGQARDALKNLPDIRPDEPAIVIAGYPNVGKSSFVNHVTRASNEIAEYPFTTRDVQIGHVERDHIRYQLIDTPGLLDRPEDERNDIERQAAGAIEHLADTVLFFVDASGNCGYPLDVQLELRDSVAARFEDRDIPVLTICNKSDQSTAVEADAYMSVKNNEGVDEVLDLAIDAVDFEPELPSRGE, encoded by the coding sequence ATGATTTTCGAGAACCTTCCGACGACACCTCGGTCGGAGGAACTCATCGACAAGGCCTTTTCACGGGCCGCTCGCTCGGGCAAGGCCAAAGGCGGCCTCGAAGCCCAGCAGTCGATGCTGACGATTGCGGTTAACATCACCTCCGACAATCTGGAGAACGTTGTCAAAGCGTGGCCGGATTTCGAATACATCGATCCCTTTTATTACGAACTGGCCGACGCCATCGTCGACGTCGACGAACTCCGACAGTCGCTGTCGAAAGTAACGTGGGCGAGTCGACAGATCGAAGACCTCGGCCGGGAGTATCAGCCGAAGCTCCGCAAAACCGACCCCGAAGTCGCCCGCAAACATCGCAAGCAGGCGTTTGCACGGATCGCGGACATTATGGAGCAGATCTCCAACGAGCTGTTGGCAATCGGTCAGGCCCGCGATGCCCTGAAGAACCTCCCCGACATCCGACCCGACGAGCCAGCCATCGTTATCGCCGGCTACCCGAACGTCGGTAAATCCTCGTTCGTCAACCACGTCACCCGTGCCTCGAACGAAATCGCTGAATACCCCTTCACCACGAGAGACGTCCAGATCGGTCACGTCGAACGCGACCACATCCGGTATCAGCTTATCGACACACCGGGGTTGCTTGACCGCCCCGAAGACGAGCGAAACGATATCGAGCGACAGGCCGCTGGCGCAATCGAGCATCTCGCAGACACGGTTCTGTTCTTCGTCGACGCCTCCGGTAACTGTGGCTACCCCCTTGACGTCCAGTTGGAGCTTCGCGACTCGGTGGCTGCTCGGTTCGAAGACCGTGATATTCCCGTGTTGACGATCTGCAATAAGAGCGACCAGTCGACCGCTGTCGAAGCAGACGCGTACATGAGTGTCAAAAACAACGAGGGTGTAGACGAGGTACTCGATCTCGCCATCGACGCGGTCGACTTCGAGCCCGAACTCCCCTCCCGCGGCGAGTAA
- a CDS encoding mechanosensitive ion channel family protein, whose translation MTSTVTVAQTVPSWLQETIATTLAFVPRLIGAIVILLVGWIVGRAVAKVVGRLADAVELDQAVLSTPLGEMLGGTEQSVSNAFGTLAAWFVYAIAVLAAANALAIETLSTWVATAVSYLPAFIAGLLVIVFGFVVADFLGDAIKRTQAATQSAYAGAFSAGTKLFLYFMAIVIGLDTMGIDVGILYIFARALAWGIAAAIAIGAGVAIGLGGREYVEENIARWMGSAREAAPAYGNRQSGPEGSTADDD comes from the coding sequence ATGACGAGTACGGTGACGGTTGCACAGACGGTTCCATCGTGGCTCCAAGAGACGATTGCGACGACGCTCGCGTTCGTCCCGCGGCTGATCGGTGCGATTGTTATTCTGCTGGTCGGGTGGATCGTCGGCCGGGCTGTGGCCAAAGTCGTCGGTCGACTGGCCGATGCGGTCGAACTCGATCAGGCTGTCCTCAGCACTCCGCTTGGCGAGATGTTGGGTGGGACCGAACAGTCCGTGTCGAACGCCTTCGGCACGCTTGCGGCGTGGTTCGTCTACGCAATCGCCGTGCTGGCGGCCGCCAACGCGCTGGCCATCGAGACGCTGTCGACGTGGGTCGCAACCGCGGTCTCCTATCTGCCGGCGTTCATCGCTGGCCTGTTAGTGATCGTCTTCGGCTTCGTCGTCGCCGACTTCCTCGGCGATGCGATCAAACGAACCCAAGCAGCAACCCAAAGCGCCTACGCAGGGGCGTTTTCCGCCGGAACGAAGCTGTTCCTCTACTTCATGGCCATCGTCATCGGCCTCGACACGATGGGCATCGACGTCGGGATTCTGTACATCTTCGCTCGCGCGCTGGCATGGGGAATCGCCGCCGCCATCGCCATCGGCGCTGGTGTCGCAATCGGACTCGGCGGTCGGGAGTACGTCGAAGAGAATATCGCTCGCTGGATGGGCTCTGCTCGTGAGGCTGCTCCAGCCTACGGCAACCGACAGTCGGGCCCCGAGGGGTCGACGGCCGACGACGACTAA
- a CDS encoding TIGR00341 family protein, protein MRLVQVRVPAGSQQNVTETLDDANVDYVVTDEISSREFSAIVTFPLPTNAVESVLADLREVGIDEGTYTVVVEAETVISHHFDELTEEYKEKESGENKIAREEIQTDAKNLVSGTQTYLTMTVISSVVATAGLLLDSAATVVGSMVIAPLIGPALAASVGTVVDDHALFVRGVRLQITGMMVAVGSAAVFAAVLRFGNLVPPGLDPLTIGEVRERLAPNILALAIALGSGVAGILSLMTGVSVSLVGVMIAVALIPPAAAMGIGIAYGIPSLTLGSGVFVLVNVLSINLAALLVLWYSGYRPEAWFRVSDVRSAVFKRIVILVVSILILSLFLGGITYDSYTTSVEEQAVENAVADVLSEPRYDTTRVDEITVSRTDGILFSQVDHVVVRISVPTGHPLPAIAEPIQDAVLEALGHEVSVEVQFV, encoded by the coding sequence GTGCGACTCGTTCAGGTGCGGGTTCCGGCTGGGAGCCAACAGAACGTGACCGAGACCCTCGACGATGCCAACGTCGACTACGTCGTGACCGACGAAATCAGCAGCCGCGAGTTTAGCGCCATCGTTACCTTTCCACTCCCGACCAACGCGGTCGAGTCCGTCCTCGCGGATTTGCGTGAGGTCGGGATCGACGAGGGGACCTATACTGTCGTTGTGGAGGCTGAAACGGTTATCTCCCATCATTTCGACGAACTCACCGAGGAGTACAAAGAGAAGGAATCGGGCGAAAACAAGATCGCCCGCGAGGAGATCCAGACCGACGCGAAGAATCTGGTCTCTGGGACGCAGACCTATCTGACGATGACGGTCATCAGCTCAGTGGTCGCAACGGCTGGGCTATTGTTGGATTCGGCAGCGACCGTCGTCGGCTCGATGGTGATCGCGCCGCTGATCGGCCCCGCGCTTGCGGCCAGCGTCGGCACGGTGGTCGACGACCACGCATTGTTCGTGCGGGGAGTCAGACTCCAGATCACCGGAATGATGGTGGCAGTCGGCAGTGCAGCCGTCTTTGCGGCTGTCCTCCGCTTTGGAAATCTCGTCCCACCAGGGCTTGATCCACTGACTATCGGCGAGGTCCGCGAGCGACTTGCCCCGAACATCCTCGCGCTTGCGATTGCACTCGGTTCGGGGGTCGCGGGGATTCTCAGCCTCATGACCGGTGTCTCGGTCTCACTCGTCGGCGTGATGATCGCCGTCGCGCTGATCCCGCCAGCGGCCGCCATGGGTATCGGTATCGCCTACGGGATTCCATCGCTGACGCTGGGCTCTGGCGTGTTCGTCCTCGTCAACGTGTTGTCGATCAATCTCGCAGCACTGCTCGTCCTGTGGTACTCCGGCTACCGTCCCGAAGCATGGTTCCGCGTCTCCGACGTCCGTAGCGCGGTGTTCAAACGTATCGTGATCCTCGTTGTCTCTATTCTGATCCTCTCGCTGTTTCTGGGTGGGATCACCTACGATTCCTACACCACATCCGTCGAAGAACAGGCCGTCGAAAACGCGGTTGCCGACGTGCTCTCCGAGCCACGCTACGATACCACACGAGTCGACGAGATAACCGTGAGCCGTACTGACGGGATCCTCTTCAGCCAAGTCGACCACGTGGTTGTCAGGATCTCAGTGCCGACGGGCCACCCCCTCCCAGCGATTGCCGAACCGATCCAAGATGCAGTCCTCGAAGCACTGGGCCACGAGGTCTCGGTCGAAGTGCAGTTCGTCTAG
- a CDS encoding 5-formyltetrahydrofolate cyclo-ligase, with protein sequence MTKDDLRERIWDHLETEGIARFPFPPHGRIPNFENAREAADRLADTEAWKQADTLKCNPDAPQLPVRRRALRDGKTVYMAVPRLRDEKPFLRLAPDEVDDIDDATTVSGSSKHGVPVDPEEMPHIDLIIAGSVAVDETGGRVGKGEGYSDLEFAVLRGFDRVDQSTTVATTVHDCQLVDEIETDRHDVPLDLIVTPTQTIDTESSGRRPEGLYWEDLDSETIEAIPVLGRLQP encoded by the coding sequence ATGACCAAAGATGACCTCCGCGAGCGAATCTGGGACCATCTCGAAACCGAGGGGATAGCTCGGTTTCCGTTCCCACCCCATGGCCGGATTCCGAACTTCGAAAACGCCCGCGAGGCCGCCGACCGGCTGGCCGACACCGAGGCGTGGAAGCAGGCAGACACGCTCAAATGCAATCCGGATGCGCCACAGCTTCCGGTCCGTCGACGGGCGCTCCGCGACGGGAAAACCGTCTACATGGCGGTGCCGCGGCTCCGCGACGAGAAGCCGTTTCTCCGACTTGCCCCCGACGAGGTCGACGACATCGACGACGCAACAACGGTTTCTGGCAGTTCGAAACACGGCGTTCCGGTCGACCCCGAGGAAATGCCCCACATCGATCTCATCATCGCCGGGAGCGTCGCGGTCGACGAGACAGGTGGCCGCGTCGGCAAAGGCGAAGGGTACAGCGACTTGGAGTTCGCCGTCTTGCGGGGATTCGACCGCGTCGACCAGTCGACCACGGTTGCGACGACCGTCCATGACTGCCAACTCGTCGACGAAATCGAGACGGATCGTCACGACGTGCCGCTGGATCTGATCGTGACGCCGACCCAGACCATCGACACCGAGTCGAGTGGGCGTCGACCCGAGGGACTCTACTGGGAGGATCTCGACAGCGAGACAATCGAGGCCATTCCAGTGTTAGGTCGACTGCAACCCTAG
- a CDS encoding arsenate-mycothiol transferase ArsC, whose protein sequence is MSTKIAFVCVQNAGRSQMATAFAELARAEHGAEDDIEIVTGGTDPADHVHPEVVEVMKEKGVDLSDRVPKEVTPDDLRAMDLVITMGCSAEGVCPAAWNGESRDWDLDDPDGQGLDSVRAIRDDIERRVDALFEELLATQ, encoded by the coding sequence ATGTCGACAAAGATTGCGTTCGTCTGTGTCCAAAACGCCGGTCGAAGTCAGATGGCAACCGCCTTCGCCGAACTGGCTCGCGCCGAACACGGCGCTGAAGACGACATCGAGATCGTTACTGGCGGCACCGACCCTGCCGACCATGTTCACCCTGAAGTCGTCGAGGTGATGAAAGAAAAGGGGGTCGACCTCTCGGATCGCGTTCCGAAGGAAGTCACCCCCGACGATCTGCGGGCGATGGATCTCGTGATTACGATGGGCTGTTCGGCCGAGGGCGTCTGTCCCGCGGCGTGGAACGGCGAGAGCCGCGACTGGGATCTCGACGATCCCGATGGACAGGGACTCGATAGCGTCCGGGCGATCCGTGACGATATCGAACGCCGCGTCGACGCGCTGTTCGAGGAACTGCTGGCGACTCAGTGA
- a CDS encoding MarR family transcriptional regulator yields the protein MSTATDGRACVAETTASAKLLYTVLCHEGGRTQSALVQETGLNRETIQRSVSKLVDCGVVTESPDPTDARRKRYEPITCHC from the coding sequence ATGTCCACCGCAACCGACGGTCGCGCCTGCGTGGCCGAGACAACCGCCAGCGCGAAACTGCTGTACACCGTGCTCTGCCACGAGGGTGGACGGACACAGTCGGCTCTTGTCCAAGAGACGGGACTCAACCGCGAGACGATCCAGCGGTCGGTGTCGAAGCTTGTCGACTGTGGAGTCGTGACTGAATCACCCGATCCGACCGACGCTCGCCGGAAGCGCTACGAACCGATCACGTGTCACTGCTGA
- the engB gene encoding GTP-binding protein EngB — protein sequence MFEDRPARDNEIVLVGRSNVGKSTIMRELTGHAVPTGKKPGVTRKPNHFDWSGESFMFTDLPGFGFMSGVEGEHQETIQTDIVHYLEDNAEGILAAVLVVDGKSVIDIIDRHSERGNIPHDVEMFHFLEELDIPVVVAVNKMDKVDDKDQRLNDLCDRLGLFPPWQQWQDDTIAPITAKKGRINSLREALSHHLHEAKRDDLLQFVKK from the coding sequence ATGTTCGAAGATCGCCCCGCCCGCGACAACGAGATCGTTCTCGTCGGCCGGTCGAACGTCGGTAAGTCGACGATTATGCGGGAGCTAACCGGCCACGCAGTGCCGACAGGCAAGAAACCCGGCGTCACACGCAAACCCAACCATTTCGACTGGTCGGGCGAGAGCTTCATGTTTACCGACCTCCCCGGCTTCGGCTTCATGTCCGGCGTCGAAGGCGAACACCAAGAGACGATCCAGACCGATATCGTCCATTATCTGGAGGACAACGCCGAGGGGATTCTGGCAGCCGTGCTCGTGGTCGACGGCAAGAGCGTGATCGATATCATCGACCGCCACAGCGAGCGCGGGAACATCCCCCACGACGTCGAGATGTTCCATTTCCTCGAAGAGCTTGATATTCCGGTCGTCGTCGCGGTCAATAAGATGGACAAAGTCGACGACAAAGACCAGCGGCTCAACGACCTCTGTGATCGGCTCGGTCTCTTTCCGCCGTGGCAGCAGTGGCAGGACGATACGATAGCGCCAATCACCGCGAAAAAGGGTCGGATCAACTCGCTCCGCGAGGCGCTCTCACATCACCTCCACGAGGCCAAGCGCGACGATCTCCTCCAGTTCGTCAAAAAGTAG
- a CDS encoding hydroxyacid dehydrogenase: MSEPWQILLPPQIDPEGPSSISDFAECTGMDEYDSVDAALDDIATYDAVIVRVAELDAAVIDRAENLKVIAKHGSGLDNVDIDAASQNGIVVCNTPGVNSRSVAEHAIALQFGVQRNLAAADRHVRDGGWDRAAYTGHELQGNSLGLMGFGAIAQETATIARGIGQDVIVYDPYVSADDVPAGIEQVADLTELFARSDAVSIHVPLVDGTRHAVSTAEFEALGETGILLNTARGGIVDEGALLDALDAGVIGGAGLDNFEQEPPDEANPLLDRDDVLLTPHVGGVTHDALARMSRGAAANIRTVYEGGLPESTVNREALDRAVTQ; the protein is encoded by the coding sequence ATGTCCGAACCGTGGCAGATACTACTGCCGCCTCAGATCGACCCCGAAGGGCCATCGTCGATCAGCGACTTCGCGGAGTGTACCGGGATGGACGAGTACGACAGCGTCGACGCTGCCCTCGATGATATTGCAACATATGACGCCGTGATCGTCAGGGTTGCCGAACTCGACGCCGCGGTCATCGACCGCGCCGAGAACCTCAAGGTGATCGCCAAACACGGCAGCGGGCTGGATAACGTCGACATCGACGCGGCCTCGCAGAACGGGATCGTCGTCTGCAACACGCCGGGTGTCAACTCCCGGTCGGTGGCCGAACACGCTATCGCGTTGCAGTTCGGCGTCCAACGAAACCTCGCAGCTGCGGACCGCCACGTTCGCGACGGTGGCTGGGATCGGGCCGCCTACACCGGCCACGAGCTACAGGGCAACAGCCTCGGACTGATGGGGTTCGGTGCAATCGCCCAAGAGACTGCCACAATCGCCCGCGGCATCGGTCAAGACGTCATCGTCTACGATCCGTACGTTTCGGCCGACGATGTTCCGGCCGGCATCGAGCAAGTTGCGGACCTCACCGAGTTGTTCGCCCGCTCGGATGCCGTCAGCATTCACGTGCCGCTGGTCGACGGCACGCGACACGCCGTCTCGACGGCCGAATTCGAGGCCCTCGGTGAGACGGGGATTCTCCTCAACACGGCCCGCGGTGGCATCGTCGACGAGGGGGCACTCCTCGACGCACTCGATGCGGGCGTCATCGGCGGAGCCGGACTCGACAACTTCGAACAGGAGCCACCGGATGAAGCCAATCCACTGCTGGATCGTGACGACGTGCTTCTCACGCCCCACGTCGGCGGCGTCACACACGACGCATTAGCGCGAATGAGCCGCGGGGCCGCAGCGAATATCCGGACAGTTTACGAGGGTGGCCTGCCGGAGTCGACGGTCAACCGTGAAGCACTCGATAGAGCAGTTACTCAATAA
- a CDS encoding DUF4397 domain-containing protein: MPRSQRRAVLRAVGSVAVLGNLTGYTQQNGTETAAQDDQPPAASDESAVYRVVHAAPAAPDIDVYVDDSSSVTDMNFGDVSPYFTVEPGEYRMEVTEENDREQQLAAEEITATAGSVTTVVVYTETTGTNSTVAVDRLEDDLSQPADGTARVRLFHASPDAPPIKLRVTESLGPNTNGSPRSEALGFGEAASIELSSGRQTLGVFPADQQQPPNGTAESGGALAERDLLLQNGGVYSLFAVGNLNPTTGVAEEDDEEFELVAVQDAVDGTRSKGGIQ, translated from the coding sequence ATGCCACGCTCACAACGCAGAGCGGTTCTCAGAGCGGTCGGGTCAGTAGCAGTACTTGGAAACCTCACTGGCTATACCCAACAGAACGGCACTGAAACAGCCGCACAGGACGACCAGCCGCCAGCAGCGTCCGACGAATCCGCCGTGTACCGTGTCGTGCATGCCGCACCGGCTGCACCGGATATCGACGTCTACGTCGACGACAGCAGTAGCGTCACGGATATGAACTTCGGTGATGTGAGTCCGTATTTCACTGTTGAGCCGGGAGAGTACCGAATGGAGGTCACTGAGGAAAACGACCGGGAGCAACAGTTAGCTGCCGAGGAGATCACAGCGACCGCCGGCAGTGTCACGACTGTTGTGGTCTACACTGAGACGACCGGCACGAACAGCACGGTCGCGGTCGACCGGCTCGAAGACGACCTCAGCCAGCCGGCTGACGGAACAGCCCGCGTCCGGCTCTTTCATGCCTCGCCGGACGCGCCACCGATCAAGCTCCGTGTTACTGAATCACTCGGCCCCAATACGAACGGATCACCGCGCAGTGAGGCGCTGGGTTTCGGTGAGGCAGCATCCATCGAGCTGTCATCCGGCAGACAAACGCTCGGGGTCTTCCCGGCAGACCAACAGCAACCTCCCAACGGCACTGCTGAATCGGGAGGGGCGCTTGCAGAGAGGGACCTGTTGCTCCAGAACGGCGGCGTCTACTCGCTGTTTGCAGTTGGCAACCTCAACCCCACAACAGGCGTCGCTGAGGAGGATGACGAGGAGTTCGAGTTGGTAGCGGTCCAAGACGCCGTCGACGGGACACGCTCCAAGGGAGGCATCCAGTAA